The window atgttcaccagctatttGCTAACTTTTtcaggtagtgtacagtaggtttttagagcttttaccctagaaaacagctgcctgcggCGTCTGAAAATTATGTTGATAAGAGTgaaacaaaacagtaaagtttagGACTGTAAAAcccaaacaatgagctgaaagatccACAAATAAGCAGGGAAGAACTGCAGAATCAGACAGATAATTGTCTGTGGGTTCATCATTACAAGCGATCCCTTTCACTTACAAGTAGTCCATTGTTTACTCATCTTGGGATAAACAAATCTAAAAAGATTATCGTCACCTCGGCTGCTACTGGCAACATTTTCATTCTTTGATCAGACAGTTGGGATCATCAAAGCTACTAATGCTTTGAGGTTTGCTGATTCTAACACTCTGGAATTTGCATGTCTGGCACCATTCCCCAGTGCATTCCTTTTAGAAAGGTTGCTCTGatgtcaaaaatataatataatatataatattattttccACTTTCACCGAGTTAAATCTCTTAATCAACTTCAGTCCTGatcatatatatgatatatttatttctgtgtACTAAATGCAAGggggactttttattttttcagtctGGGATTTGTCAATGACCAGCAACAACACTGTTTTGACATTGCATCAAACACTGTAgtgctagcctagaaatctagacgcaccctagcggcagcaaatttcatttgcagccaggggggtctaggcactccgttggcttgcgagctggaaaaaccaaactctggtcagaccaatcacatcgtgtatagagtcggtaggcgggcttatggctgctgctgctgggaacagcagtcttctggaagacttggagttaagcttttctttgagaaaagaacggcactgaaatcattcttaaaaaaggaagatgtgttcggagttttgccgaccggatacggcaaagtttaatctatcaactagcttcgctaccttcttcgttgctctgcctggttgtagcgctatcctattgcgtgcagagggaatttgaaagacaaccgtttatcccgcccctcggattgagctccaTCAAtagtgagttcccagacccaacatcttgatgtgggtctggcttgtcaggctactgcAGTGCTTCATAGCAGCAATAACCCTAGTGGAAACCAAGAAAAAAGCCCCATAGGGCAAACAGGAAAAAATGGCTCAATCTGGTGGAAAATGGTAAAAACTACAAATTTGAAGCTCTTGACTGAAAGCCTGATATAAtgaaaacatgattttttttgctGTAGGATTTTATTTTGTGGAATCAAAAATTGTGGTTTTTATGGATTTTAAATGGGAACATTATTGCCCTTAAGggtctgtttgtctgtattttggcTACACAGTTTATTTTAGACATATCATAGGAGCGGAggttaaacaaaacataaaaaacaaaaactcacaCCCTTGCTAAAATGTAGGCAATGTGCATTAACACAGCCCAAATGATCGTAAACTACTGAAAAATGTCCCTATAATGACACACAAGGGTTATTATTAAGATCTGTATCATTGGATATTTATTGGAACTCTTGACCAGTATCCCAAAAAAGTTGCAACAGACTTTTGGATGTCTGAAGAGCACTTACTAGGATGATGCTGAGCTCTCGCTGCTGGCTGCACTCGGGGTCTTCTGTGGAGCGGGGCTTCTGGAGGGAGGCTCAGGAGGCCTGACAGGGGGTCTACAAATGGCATGTTTCTCTGTGGGCCTCGTTCTGGTCAGAGCATCAGAATCTcctgaaagaaaaagaacaaaaataaacattaaagcaAAATTAAAGGTTGTGATGGGTCAAGAGGTAAGGAAACACATTTTGACATTCACTATAATATGGAGATGCTGAAAGTTGGAGTTTCTTGGGAAAATAACTCTCTAAGAACCCAACAATTCAGAAAAGACTTTATGTCTGCAAACAAGCTCTGAACAGCGACTGCTTCATCACTGACCATACAGTAAATGCTTGCATAACACTCATTTGATTTTCCGTTGATTACCAATTTCTTAGTAACactgttcatttaaaatgaacaaGGTAAAAGACCGTTGTTATTAATAAAATCAAgctgtttgtttaaaaataaataaaagggtgGAAAACCAATTACAGATAACTAACAGCAACTTTATAAAACAAGGATGCAGCAGCTAGACACGTTACAGCCCACGTCATAAAGCAACACAACACACTACTACtacaataaaaatgataataaatacaaatccaAAGGAGAAAAGACTTATTTTCAAGGACTGGATGTAGCCACATGACAAAAGGGTAAATGAGAGCTGAAAATCAAGAGCTGGCAGGCAATGTCTGACCTTTTCATGTCCTAACATATCTGACCAACACATCACGACTGTCTTCTACATTACACTATAGCCCTGTCTTCCCTATTTTTGAAAGCATACCTTCTCTGTTGGCTGGTGTGCCCTTAGGAGGTGGTCTTCTGCTCTGGAAGGATGGTACTCTGCTCACATAGACTCCAGACTCTCCATTTGCTGTTGAAGATGAATCTGGCTTTTGCCTTGTGTTGTCTATCTTGCCAGAGTCAGAGTCTGAGTGTCTGTCCTGACGGAAAGATGGTCTGGGCATCAATGCTAGTCTCGGAGGAGGTTCTCTTGGAACCAGTGGAGCACAGCTTAAAGGTTTTGTCCGCTGCAGGGGAACAGGGTTCGTTGAGACTTCCCCGTCCACAACAGAGCTGTTGTTCTGGCCATCTGTTGCAAAGAAACAACATCCCGATTAATGCAAGGTACTGACTACTTGGAGTTGACAACAGCTtaatactgaaaaaaagaatgGGATGTTGTTCTTCCTATTGGAGTACAGTAACTTCAGGCCTCAAATCAAATGCAAATCTTTTCCTGAAATCATGAAATAATTCTTCAATGtacaagaaaaacaacatgcCAATCACAGGAAAAGTGTACTGAAGGTCACATAACAAtacaatgtacagtaaatgaatgtaaaaaaaaacattcattaaaTCATTAAATTGGTAACACAAACGGTGCTAACCAACACAGGGAGTACAAATTGCAGGTGCTACAAATCTCTGTTCCACAGTGGATGAAGGGTGGAGACACACCCAGTTAACGAGGGGGttcaaacagacagaaaatTTCACGATTTAGCCTTAGGCCTTTAAAAaagtgagataaaaaaaatgtagagtAGACACGTTtatttgttgaaataaataaagcacCAATTACCTCTCAACAATAAAGGATAGGACATAAAGACAGAGCATAAATAGATTTTGATTTCACATTCTTTGACAAACAAATGAAGGATTCCAAGTTTAGAATATTTCTTTGGAATGgtatttgacacacacacacacacacacacacacacacacacacacacacacacacacacacacacacacactacagtaaACTAAAACAGCAATTAATTCAGCCCAGATAGGGTGGGAtaatgatgaggatgatgataaCAATCAAGCCAAAATAGGCTGGTAATTACTCTCTGTGTGGAAGTGGTCATGACCAAGAGCTTGATAAACACGAGGTGGCCGCTTGGAGATTGTGAtgggttgccgctttctcgggGTGATCCGCGGAGGAGGGACAGGTGGGGAAGTGCTGTCCTCTGGCATATAACTGAAGATCTGAAAAAAAGTTAGTAACACTTTGGTTTAGTGGCTAATATTACAGcctgtaatgaaatgaatacaatGCCATACATGAGAAGGAGCAGAAAgaacaatgacaacaaaactgaaaaaagaaattactgAACAATCTTAACAAATGTACTCAGTACAAATACCAAATTAAACAATGGCAAACTAATGCTTCTGCTGCACAAAAATCACATTCAGAAGCATTacagtttttaacattttgggaaatacaagAGTTACATGAGCAGATCAACACCACTCCCATAAacgagagtggtatcaatcttctcatctaactctcgacaAGGAAGCATATAAGCTCATTTCCTAACTAGTCCTTTAAGTGGTACAAAATGCTATCCCTTTGATggccttttacatttttgtgtcaGACCGGACGAAGGCTGCGTTCTCTGAGAACGTACCTTTTTGGAGTGCTCAATCAGAATCTCAACAACAATATTTTGGAACTTGATATCCAACATGGCCGCCACAGTCTCCTCctttgctctcatcagtgtgGGTCCAAAGATAACAGCCATGTTTGAAGGGGTCATCCGGTTATCTTCACTGTGACtgcacacactgtaaacatacaTCAAGTTTGGTTGAATAAAATGTAACTAAACTGTTGGCAACACGGCAGTTACACATTTATCTCAGCTCATTTCAGAAAGAGAGCAAAAGGTCCTGTTGGAGCAGTAAAAACAGTAAATTACAACAATGTATGCTGGCACTTACTTGACCAAGTGTTTGATAAGCATCTCCAACATCTCCCGATTCTTCTCTGGTAGTTTGTAGGAAAGAGAATGAATCTCACTCAGTCGAAAGTCCAGATTATCTGACTCTGcgatacaaagacaacacaaaatcaCCTAATGGAGGGATTTAAAGAACGATctgtaaagctaaataaaaaattgtataatgtgtaatgtatgtatgtatgtatgtatgtatgtatgtatgtatggaaaTCACTGTTTTTCATATGCTTTAATTTATATAATGGCAGTATATTTTAAATTCAGGTTCACTGAAAATATTTGGGATGAATAACAGATATATATAAGCATGAAATGTTTAAACACAATATGGCATAGGGCACAGGCATACACTGCGATGGCATGAGACTAGTAAAAAAGTTTCCAAAACAAACTCAGGCCAATCTCAGAAATCTGTGTCACTTAAATGCAACATATCCTTAAAACCAAGAAAAGACTACTCTTAAGCAACAAGTGTACACAAACGGTGTTTTCCATGCACACATCATTTTAGAATTTGTCTAATCTTTGCAAAACGAGAGTATGTAGACTTTGGGTACTTTGAGTACTGAACGAATAAGCATGCATGTAGTGGAGGAATTGTTTTCCCCTATTGCATGCTAACAGGTGAGGACACGTTTTGGGCAAAAGTACATAATCAAGCTGCAACCTTCCTAATATCTGTTTAAGACATATTTTAGTGGTAGGTCTAGATCAGAGAAAAGAGTTTAATAAGGAGACCAATAAAAACGTGAAGACGCTAACAAAACTCCTTAATCTTAGTGCTGGATAATTTCTTAATAATATTACTTGCATAACTTACTTGCAGCGCACACAAGGTCTCTGTGTAGATTGTAGGTCATCAGAGGTTCAGACAAgctcctgcagagagagagagagagagagagagagagagagagagagagagagagagagagagagagagagagagagagagagagagagagagacacacacacacacacacacacacacacacacacacacacacacacacacacacactcagaattAATCATTACAACAATGTCAGTAAAGAACAGCAGTAGACATGGAACTACACAGTGTTATTCAGTTATTCCACAAAACCAACTTTGTCTCCTACTCACATCTACTCACACACAACCATACCTCAGATAAAACTTCAGTGCACTTGTGATGGTTTTATCGTCCCAGTCGTTGCTGTGAAGATCTACATCTCCTGGGTTTGTAGGGTCTATAAAAGGAGCAAATCAAACCAAACAAGCAGAAAATATTTAATGACATTATGTTAAATTCCATGGAAACAACACTGTCAACCACCTGTGATTAGTACCTTAATTGTTCAAAGTAACTGGCTAGCTGTGACATGTGGTAGTCATAATTAAATAATCAGGAATTCACGAGACATACAGTGATCGCAAAAATGAATATATAttacaaagtgtaaaaacactgacatattattactttttaagtTGATGTAACTAGTTAGCAAACCGTTAGCTATTTATACACCcagcagatacagagcaacattagcattcatttggagttgtgtgtgtgtgtgtgtgtgtgtgtgtgtgcgtgcgtgcgtggcgtgtgcgtgtgtccaaCTGATGAttttaagttcaatattcactctcttctAGCTCAtgttttttggtctctaccaactacaaaatatttggctctttagcttctaaatgctccactatgttcaccagctagctaGTCGCTAACGTTGTTCGTCTGCTGGTTGTTGCTGAGCAGATAGTGTACAGCGGCGTTTTAgagcttttttaaatgaaaacagctgcctgttgTGGCCAAAACATGATGCTATGAGAGCGGCAAGAgtgaaaaaacaacattgaatTTGAGGATCAGAAAATCAAAGCAATGCCTTAAAAGACTCTATAGAGTGAAGTTGAGCTGAAGAGAACAGCACAGTCGAGTGATAATTCTTTGTTGGTTTGCCAGTACAAGCGCCGCCTTTAATgcatagtcatttgatccatcgTTTGTATACAAATCTAATTTATAGCCTTTTTAAGGCAGAACGCTTCAGAGCAGGAGCAGTGCTGATATTTCCTTGCCATTCATACAGACAAGCTTCACAAAGCGGCTGATTTCTGCTTTGTTTTACAAAGGAAGAAACACAGAATggacagatttaaaacatgttcacaGGCTTATATCCTTACCAAAGAAGGCATTTAAAAGCTTCTGCACTTGGATGTTGCTGCCAACTGTTCTGTACACTCCTTCTTGTGTTACTCCTGGAAAGAGGAGATGGGATTTAGGATAGAGTTGAGTTATTGGGCTTTTAAGTTTTAGCATGCATGGAGTTGCATGGGTTttgttaaagaaataaaaaaagatgtgatGATTAAAATTCTGTACAATTTGAAATAGACTGTTATTTCAGATTACTAGTAAGTATTGTAATCAAGGACATTTATTCCCTGAGAGCAGCCTGCAGGCATGGAACATGTAACCTATGACTCAACTACGCCTCCTTCAGGGCAAGTTAGCAAACTAACAGAACTAAAGACAGCTGGGATAAACCTCTAATAGGACCCTTTACCTTTTGTTTCGATGTAGTTGATGCACTTTCGCACAAACTTGAATCCAATCTCATTCAGTTCCACTGTGGAcgtaaaaaaagatgaaaaaggagCAGATTCAAGCTCAAACAATGATTTTAAGACAAATCTAACTGTTAAAACATTAATACAGATGCACTCAATCGCATAACATCAACATCACAACGTAAGACTTTGAGGGTAATGATGACTGACTTACTTTCAGCTTGCTTGTGAATTGGGGAATGATAgatctgaaatgaaaaaaaaaaaattgtaaaaaaggaAATTGAGTACTGTGAAACATAAGAAAGAACCTAGGACTGGGCTAGAGTctttctgaaaactgaaaatgagaGAAACTTGATGAAACTTGATGATGGCAAGAGGACACAAAGCTGCTCCACTGAAACCAACTTCCTGGATACTTTGATAGCTTCCCGGATAGTTTATGGGACACAATTTTCCAGTTAAGTTTACTTTATAAGGGGATTCAAATtgcatgaaaataataataatggaaatggagaaaagtgagaaaaaaggaTGAGGGGACAGAATGTGTGTCTTGTTAACTGGTGGAAAACAGGAAAGATTTGTGAATCAAAAacgaaaagaaatgaaaagaattCTTATTAAAACCAGTACGTGACTACAGGCATAGTCACCAGTAACTCACAGCCAGCGCATCCAACTCAAAGTAGTTCTTATATCAAAGCATTGTCTTTTTACTCCCCCAAAATAGGTGATTCTGTTTTCAGTTTGTTCACTCTGTGGCCCCTCTCATTAATTGCTGTCAGAGGTAAGGGCCAGCTACAGATCAGCTGGAGACAGCACAGCAGAGTCGTGTTCAAGGACTCTTCAGCAGAGACCAGTGCTTGTTGTCAATGGCGGTTTAAGTGTTCAATATCACTATCAGGCCATGGCATTGATTAATTCCTGAGAATAAAACAGCCGCTACTTCATTCTCGGCTTTGTTTTGGAAGACAATTTCTCAAAATCTTGAAATCGAACATGTTCCGTTTTGGTATTTTCACATGACAATGAGttactttaattaaaaatataagaTCACATGGTAGCTATGCTTAAAAACTGACAAATCTGATTTATAGATGAAAACATAGTGTAGCTACCATCAGAGAAATTAACTACTGACAAAGTGAGTGAGTAAAAACTcagctcctccctctccctccaatATTTGAATGATTGTTTAAATTTCAGTGGCTAAAAAGAAAATTGCTCTGTGTTAAGTGTCCTCTCGCTAAAGCGAGTTTGGAGAGGAACATTCAAgcatttttctctctgtccaaCACTTTAATGCCAAATGCTTTGAACCTATTAGAAGTTCCAGTGGAAAGTGCACAAATGGGGCCTTAGAGTGATTTGTAAGTTAAGTATTGCATTTTTCATATGTCATCGACTGCATGGTTTGGAAATATGATACATTTTCCAAAAGAGAGACTTATGGACTGATGGACCAGTCGGCTGCCTGTAGAGACCGGCGTCAGCCTGCTTTTGCTTCCAGAGCTCCTGGGGATATTTATTATGGGCACAAAACCTCTAAAATGATGGCCAGTGTCCTTCCACTAGGGCTGCAAATCACCATTCATTAATATTATCACTTAAATCTGCAGATAAAATGGAGAGTTGTTTTATCACCCTCAGTGACATCATCAAATTACTTCTTTCtctgaccaacagtctaaaaGCCTAAATATATTCAGTTAACTATCATATAGAACAAGGAACTGTAGCAAATCCTTATCTTTTCAGCTCTAGTGTCTACTGTATGTCAATAAGTGGGAACTGCTACTTTCTAGAGTAAAAAAGATTAACACTGTACATTAAATGTGCAAGAAAATCAGCATGTTTTAGAGCAAAGTTCAGGCTCAAGAGACTTACAATAAGACAGCAGAGAATGAGAACTTTTCAAAAGATGTGCAGAAACCTGTTAAAACACATAACAGTATGCATCGACATGCTGCACTAGGAGGCTAAAACAAAGTGTCCATATGACTGCACCTTATATTTCAGCTATTCAAAAGGCTAAAGTGCATTCAGAGTGTAATGAAGTCGACAGATTCGGTGTGGCAGAAGGAATTATTCAGAACAGAATACCACAAAGTTGATCCTTGTCCGAGACTCTGCAGACCTGGCGGAGGGTCTTTGCTTGACAATATTTGGGCAGAGTGGGTGGAAACCCTCTTAAGAAATGTGCATAATATACAGAAGTCATTGGGGAAGTTGCACAGGAAGAGGACACTGAAAagtgtgttttctgttattttcacATCCTCTGACAGTGACGGTTCATTTGTTTTGTCCACATCTCACACGACATCCAGCATATCCAGTCTAAACCATAACCATTATGAAAAAGGTCTGACAAGAACTACAgagagcaacaacaaaaaacaataacaaaattaaAAGCCACACGCAAAAGAGGAATTAACAATGTCTTACATTTTGCTAGTAAGGCAATCTGGTATTTCACTGCCTCAAAACTGCTGAATACAGAGACCGACTGTGGGAGCAGCACGGTTTGTCagagcaaacttttttttttacaggagaTTTCCATTAAACACCTAAAAATGATTATAAGATCAAACCAACAAAAAAGTCACGGTGTGAATTCAGCCCTGCTGTACGGGGCTATTGAGACTACCCAGGTGCCATCATTTAGCTGCACACTGATAGCATTGTGTGTCTAACAAGCTTCATTGCATCTCACACATTTTTAATAGAGAAGCCATAATGAGATCACCCATGCCTAAATACTGCGCTGCATAACAAATGTCACATGTGAGCTGTCATGTTTCTTACATGATGGATTTGATAACAAAACATGATATTGTTTccttaaaaaaatacacatcattTTAAACAGCACACTACTTAAAAAACAATGTAGTTTTCTCTAATTTGTTCCAGTTTCTCTCTCCATGACAATAATCTTGATCATTTTAACTTCTGCAAAAAAACAAGGTTGTGATTACAAATGTAACTACCTGCCAACATTTCAGGAGATTTGATTTTAAACAGGCTTGGATTGACTCTACAGATTGGAAATGGAAAGTTTGGGAGTTTTATGTGTTAGCACAATAGCCAGTAGCCATGTCTCCCCTTCGTAGCAGAGTCCATGTTGCATTGTAGATATTTTGGCAGTAAAGCCGTTTTCACAAAAATGATATCTCAGAGAAGAATAACCCAGACAGAGATGATATGAGGAATAAACTCACAGGCTCTTTTCCATCCATGGCCTCCATCCACAACTTCCTGTCTTCCTCCGAAAGAGCTTGGAAAGTGACGGGTGTGTTtctatggaaacagtaaaaacaacaaaaaaatgccattaaagAGGCAAAGGTTGCAATTAAAAATTTCAGTCACATGtatactgctacagtatccaaccactttcatttttattttttttaaactctatACAGATCTTACACATTTTTCAAGAAAAACACGGACAAGTGTGGTGACAACACCACCACAAGAAGAAGTCCTTGGAGTAACTGATTAAATCCCATGTGTTACTGATGGAGGACGCAAATGAAGATGAATAAGACAAGTGTGAAGAGATGATGAAAATCCATTGTTGCAATCTGTCTTCTGCAGAAGCAACACAACCTGGTGCCAATTTTTACAGCTTGTAGGCTACTGAATCAATTGTTAATGA is drawn from Sander vitreus isolate 19-12246 chromosome 13, sanVit1, whole genome shotgun sequence and contains these coding sequences:
- the ophn1 gene encoding oligophrenin-1 isoform X1 produces the protein MGHPPLEFSDCYLDSPDFRVTLKCYELELERTSKFLKELIKDGNSVITAIRGYSLAVQKLSQTLSVFQFDFIGDSLTDDEINIAQSFQEFAGLLQEVEHDRMMLVQNASDLLIKPLEKFRKEQIGVTKEKKKKFEKESEKYHSQVEKHLNLSAKKKESQLQEADELLDRERVNFYESSVEYVYQIHQVQDRKKFDVVEPVLAFLHSILTLNNLTVEMTQDFMPYKQELQLSLQNTRNHYESTREEMEELMKRMKHPSQICKMHSFLPMEGYLYCQEKWALGVSWVKYYCKYHKEGRQLVMVPCEQKPTTKQGTTQLTLKSCIRRKTESIDKRFCFDVETSERNTPVTFQALSEEDRKLWMEAMDGKEPIYHSPIHKQAEMELNEIGFKFVRKCINYIETKGVTQEGVYRTVGSNIQVQKLLNAFFDPTNPGDVDLHSNDWDDKTITSALKFYLRSLSEPLMTYNLHRDLVCAAKSDNLDFRLSEIHSLSYKLPEKNREMLEMLIKHLVNVCSHSEDNRMTPSNMAVIFGPTLMRAKEETVAAMLDIKFQNIVVEILIEHSKKIFSYMPEDSTSPPVPPPRITPRKRQPITISKRPPRVYQALGHDHFHTENGQNNSSVVDGEVSTNPVPLQRTKPLSCAPLVPREPPPRLALMPRPSFRQDRHSDSDSGKIDNTRQKPDSSSTANGESGVYVSRVPSFQSRRPPPKGTPANREGDSDALTRTRPTEKHAICRPPVRPPEPPSRSPAPQKTPSAASSESSASSYVASKTKFFENASRHVGSPPASPPLSSAATHVRKEN
- the ophn1 gene encoding oligophrenin-1 isoform X2, producing MGHPPLEFSDCYLDSPDFRVTLKCYELELERTSKFLKELIKDGNSVITAIRGYSLAVQKLSQTLSVFQFDFIGDSLTDDEINIAQSFQEFAGLLQEVEHDRMMLVQNASDLLIKPLEKFRKEQIGVTKEKKKKFEKESEKYHSQVEKHLNLSAKKKESQLQEADELLDRERVNFYESSVEYVYQIHQVQDRKKFDVVEPVLAFLHSILTLNNLTVEMTQDFMPYKQELQLSLQNTRNHYESTREEMEELMKRMKHPSQICKMHSFLPMEGYLYCQEKWALGVSWVKYYCKYHKEGRQLVMVPCEQKPTTKQGTTQLTLKSCIRRKTESIDKRFCFDVETSERNTPVTFQALSEEDRKLWMEAMDGKEPIYHSPIHKQAEMELNEIGFKFVRKCINYIETKGVTQEGVYRTVGSNIQVQKLLNAFFDPTNPGDVDLHSNDWDDKTITSALKFYLRSLSEPLMTYNLHRDLVCAAKSDNLDFRLSEIHSLSYKLPEKNREMLEMLIKHLVNVCSHSEDNRMTPSNMAVIFGPTLMRAKEETVAAMLDIKFQNIVVEILIEHSKKIFSYMPEDSTSPPVPPPRITPRKRQPITISKRPPRVYQALGHDHFHTENGQNNSSVVDGEVSTNPVPLQRTKPLSCAPLVPREPPPRLALMPRPSFRQDRHSDSDSGKIDNTRQKPDSSSTANGESGVYVSRVPSFQSRRPPPKGTPANREGDSDALTRTRPTEKHAICRPPVRPPEPPSRSPAPQKTPSAASSESSASSYVASKTKFFENASRHVGSPPASPPLSSAATHN